Genomic window (Rhododendron vialii isolate Sample 1 chromosome 4a, ASM3025357v1):
TAGTAATACATGTCTCAAGTTCTCAACTTGGAATCCGAGAACTAAGCATTAGTAGTTTAGCAATCGGGATTTGCCAAGAGGTGGGCCTCGACAGCCTTGAAGATGCTTGAAGCCTTATCTTTGCCAGACTTGATTTCCTCTTCTGTGACCTTGTTATCACCTTTGGGGCAGTAGATGCTCCTGTTCTTGCAGATGGATCCTCCATCGGGAGAGGGTACGATCTTGATGTGGTAAGAGATTGACTCGAAACCGTCCAAAGCATCACCTTCGATGATGCTGTAACTGTATGTGAAGTTCTCTTTGTCGACGGCATCAACCTTGTGTTTCACACACTTGTGTTTGCTACCTGCACATTGGAGATTGAAAATGCAGCTTTGTTAATACAATGTCGTTCCAaattgcctatcaaaaaaaatatcgttCCAAATTGAAGCCATTTGATTACTTGCATCTTAGTAAATTCAATCTTTATATATACCCAAATATGTAACATAAAGAAGCAACAAAAGTAGCTTGGTCATGCATAACACGGTCATAACAAAGACAGAATAAACTGACCTTCGCCGAAAGTGGTGAGCTTGATGGTTCCAGCTCCGCCATCTCCTTGGATGGTTTCCACACTCTTGATGGCCTGTGGGAGGACCTTGGGGATGAGGGTGTCACCATCAAGGACAAAGGCCTTGAACATCTTAGCGGGTGGGATTGAGGAAGTGACCTCCATATCGTAAGTGATGGCACCCATGATGATGATCTGTAAGAACTTAGAAGgcagaaaatgaagaagaagaagagtaggAAGGATTAATTTGTAGGTGGAGAAGAGCTTGGTGTGAGGGAAATGGGAGAACAAGAGGAAGTATTTATAGGGGTTAGCTCCCTTTGTTGGCTGTGGACTATTCAGTTTCTAACAAATAACAAGATTAAAGAAAATTCGAACAGACGGatcatttgaattcaaaacatCATCAGTGGGCGGTGGTCAGAGTAGCtgtttaagaaaaaaatcacAGGAATAAAGTATTCTGACCCGAAAAGAGAAATGGTTTTTCCAATGTTTATTTCTTGATCGTTTAGCCATATACTATGTAAAAGCTTAAACTGTTAAAGCACGAACAAGTCGCTCATGTGTGGCCTGATGCTTCTTATAGAAGCGGGCCAACGGCTTGCACATATTTTAATTTTAGGTAACTATAATGAAATTAAATTCTCTCCACCGGTGGTGGAAAATCTTACTTTTCCAGATTTTCTACCACCACATTTTTCCGTTCTACCGTGTATTTATTattgatttgaaccgttcatcttatagACCCCACATAGTAGTgtattaattcaaaaaataaacttgatcggacattgataggagtatcaaaaattgaattttgctttgtaaaatggatagtttatctttattattattgacagaaattagatcttccattttataaaccaaaattcaaattttgatatatctttCGACTCCCGATca
Coding sequences:
- the LOC131324572 gene encoding major allergen Pru ar 1-like; protein product: MGAITYDMEVTSSIPPAKMFKAFVLDGDTLIPKVLPQAIKSVETIQGDGGAGTIKLTTFGEGSKHKCVKHKVDAVDKENFTYSYSIIEGDALDGFESISYHIKIVPSPDGGSICKNRSIYCPKGDNKVTEEEIKSGKDKASSIFKAVEAHLLANPDC